GGTCATAGGCCCCCTGAATGATGTACAAGGTGTCTTCCGTTTTTACCAGTAAGGGCTGGCCGGTCCACCCGCAACCCTTCCATGTCCGGTTTCCGGCCTTTCGGGATAAGGTGGTTTCTCCTTCACCCAGGTAGAAAGACCATTGCAGTTCAAGGCGATCCGGCGCCCTGTTCCCGTAGACATTGCGCCCCGGGCCTCCTAAAAAAGTGCTGTTGATCAGGGAATCCTTCCCACCAGCCTGAATGGGTTCCATAAATATCAAACACAAAATAAGAGAGACAAAACCATAACGCATAAAATGAAGCTAATGAGTTTTATGATCTTTCTTCAACATAAAAAAGGATAATCGGCTGATTTTGTCACTCCTTCCCCTTAAATTCCGCTTATGAAAATATCTGTGGTTTTTCTGGACAGGGACGGTGTACTGAATGAAGACAGGGATGAATATATCCGTACCGTCCGGGATGTGAAGGTTTATCCGTTTGTGCCTGAAACCATACAGCAATTGACAAGACTTTCCCTCAAGGTCATCATCATCAGCAATCAGTCCGGCATAAACCGCCACTATTTTTCCCGGGAGGCTGCAGAGAAAATGTTTGAAAAGGTTATTCAAGCTGCCGAGTCTGCCGGTGGGAGAATCACGGATTATTATTATTGTCCCCATACCCCTGAAGAAGGATGCTCCTGCCGGAAACCCCAAACCGGAATGATTCAGCAGGCAGTTGCCGATCATGGTATCTCTTTGGATGAAGCGTTGATGGTGGGGGACAGCCGTTCTGATTACGAAACCGCCCGGAATGCCGGCATTCCCTTTATACTGGTCCGGACGGGCAAGGGTGAGAAGACAGAAGAAGAATTGAAAACTGTGGATCCGGATCTGATTGTGGTAGATACCCTGAAAGATGCCGTTTCATGGATTGTGAGGAG
This window of the Candidatus Neomarinimicrobiota bacterium genome carries:
- the gmhB gene encoding D-glycero-beta-D-manno-heptose 1,7-bisphosphate 7-phosphatase: MKISVVFLDRDGVLNEDRDEYIRTVRDVKVYPFVPETIQQLTRLSLKVIIISNQSGINRHYFSREAAEKMFEKVIQAAESAGGRITDYYYCPHTPEEGCSCRKPQTGMIQQAVADHGISLDEALMVGDSRSDYETARNAGIPFILVRTGKGEKTEEELKTVDPDLIVVDTLKDAVSWIVRRT